One window of the Bacillus sp. 2205SS5-2 genome contains the following:
- a CDS encoding SRPBCC family protein: MITKNNPHDFTLQLSKTFLVNIERVYRAWTRPEELEKWWGPAGFKTTIVEMNLEVNGRYKFNMLAPNGELHVVAGQYQEIIPYEKLVFTWKWIDQDNEFPLTKVTVEFLEQGENTDVIISHSDLPSQEAAENHNHGWTSFLEDTLNAYLQ; the protein is encoded by the coding sequence ATGATCACGAAGAATAACCCTCATGACTTCACGTTACAACTTAGTAAAACGTTTCTTGTGAATATTGAAAGAGTTTATCGTGCTTGGACAAGGCCAGAAGAATTAGAAAAGTGGTGGGGTCCAGCTGGTTTTAAAACCACCATTGTTGAGATGAACCTTGAAGTAAACGGAAGATATAAATTTAATATGCTTGCTCCAAATGGCGAATTACACGTCGTAGCAGGTCAATACCAAGAGATTATCCCCTATGAAAAACTTGTCTTTACTTGGAAATGGATTGATCAGGATAACGAATTCCCTTTAACCAAAGTAACGGTTGAGTTTTTAGAACAAGGGGAGAATACAGACGTTATCATCTCCCACTCTGATCTCCCTAGTCAAGAAGCTGCTGAAAATCATAACCACGGTTGGACTAGCTTTTTAGAAGATACATTAAATGCCTATTTACAGTAA
- a CDS encoding DUF3896 family protein, with protein MEYEVTKEKLEVLKQEVLNKMKVPSLPSEEIANLQRSLMNYEYILELTDMNHFERGVKIS; from the coding sequence ATGGAATACGAAGTGACAAAAGAAAAGCTAGAAGTTTTGAAGCAAGAAGTATTGAATAAAATGAAGGTCCCTAGTTTACCATCAGAAGAAATTGCAAATCTTCAACGGTCCCTGATGAACTACGAATACATTTTAGAATTAACCGATATGAATCATTTTGAAAGAGGAGTAAAAATTTCTTAA